One stretch of Chitinophaga pendula DNA includes these proteins:
- a CDS encoding alpha/beta hydrolase, translated as MKLCYTWYLAGWLGLVLIFSACKKETIAKDRVKEFTITSTVNGGSYDIKVALPEHYSPSDEYQTLYVLDGKLDFDFTALESERQARDRHRKGILVVGIGWGHNRLDDYTPTVSDIGSGGADKFMGFIETELIPFIESAYHAAPSRAGRGILGHSAGGLFVGHSFTNHNRVFENYLCLSPSFWYDDAIVLRNEQLHREQNKKGKGNFYLALGELEEKMRPPFVGFRSALRDNYPNYSLRDYITPGKGHLDSKNTNIRKALTFFFENN; from the coding sequence ATGAAACTGTGCTACACCTGGTACTTAGCCGGCTGGTTGGGCCTGGTCCTAATTTTTTCAGCATGCAAGAAGGAAACTATTGCGAAAGACCGTGTAAAAGAATTTACGATTACCTCAACGGTCAATGGAGGAAGTTATGATATTAAAGTAGCGCTACCGGAGCACTACTCACCCTCCGATGAATATCAGACACTCTATGTACTAGATGGCAAGCTGGATTTTGACTTTACGGCATTAGAATCTGAGAGGCAAGCCCGGGACCGACACCGAAAAGGTATCCTGGTGGTAGGGATAGGTTGGGGCCATAACCGTCTGGATGACTATACCCCTACAGTCAGTGACATTGGTAGCGGGGGAGCCGATAAATTTATGGGCTTTATTGAGACGGAACTGATCCCCTTCATAGAATCAGCCTATCATGCCGCTCCTTCACGCGCCGGCAGGGGTATACTGGGACACTCTGCCGGGGGGCTATTCGTTGGACATAGCTTTACTAATCATAATCGTGTATTTGAAAATTATCTGTGTCTAAGCCCTTCTTTTTGGTATGATGATGCCATTGTACTCAGGAATGAGCAGCTCCATCGGGAGCAAAACAAAAAAGGGAAGGGTAACTTCTATCTGGCACTAGGTGAGTTGGAAGAGAAGATGCGACCACCTTTTGTAGGTTTTCGTAGTGCACTCCGGGACAATTATCCTAATTATTCGCTGCGGGATTACATAACGCCTGGAAAGGGCCACCTGGATTCTAAGAATACGAACATACGAAAGGCACTTACTTTCTTCTTTGAAAACAATTAA
- a CDS encoding MAC/perforin domain-containing protein, translating into MKTPFQLSLGALFVLTMLLSSCTKKELPETLVNATTKEQQRTAGDGEYDLLGYGYDATGQYANAASAGFAILDIPRIKVEKPSLLLVENTRTQEYTEEYGEDAAQYAAMITRKVDATALISLFAGSVSSSFQLSEVNDAKYIYGSYNLTIKQKRLRLNAVLDILIQYLTPDFKAAIQSSTPDQLVRTYGTHLLADIYTGAKLEIAYQAETHNTDRRTASRSGIKAGVKDVFGLDINNDVDRANASQNFAKKLSYFTRGGDPTQGLRGEVNLDNTTPKITISGWQNTATTANAVLVDFGRNGLIPIYNLITDPGKKALVKSYVDKYIEDNQIKLFYRRVPIYSYCSNNSIAHYYTPFNVPEISGDGYSYRRIERIFYAYDKQVPGSIPIYVYLRQGAREDWYYTTINTPFISGPGYSYANTGVLFYAAEGSHISGAIPIAGYLSSASTHYLNTMNVPQFTWPGYVFNREGTAFYAFATER; encoded by the coding sequence ATGAAAACCCCATTTCAATTAAGCCTTGGAGCACTATTTGTGCTTACCATGCTGCTATCATCCTGTACCAAAAAGGAACTGCCGGAAACCCTTGTTAATGCTACCACTAAAGAACAGCAACGTACAGCAGGTGATGGCGAATATGACCTGTTAGGATATGGTTATGATGCAACAGGCCAGTATGCTAACGCCGCTTCTGCAGGATTTGCAATTTTAGACATTCCCAGGATAAAAGTGGAAAAACCATCTCTTCTTTTGGTGGAGAATACCAGAACGCAGGAATATACAGAAGAATATGGAGAAGATGCGGCGCAGTATGCGGCCATGATTACGCGCAAGGTGGATGCGACTGCGCTCATAAGTTTATTCGCCGGTTCTGTCAGCAGTAGCTTCCAATTATCTGAGGTAAATGACGCTAAATATATTTATGGTAGTTACAATCTCACAATCAAGCAAAAGAGGCTTAGACTGAATGCTGTCCTTGATATCCTCATACAATACCTTACACCTGATTTCAAGGCAGCCATACAATCATCTACACCCGATCAACTGGTCAGGACATATGGTACACATTTGCTGGCTGATATTTACACAGGAGCCAAACTGGAAATTGCCTATCAAGCGGAGACACATAATACTGATCGCCGCACAGCATCCAGGTCTGGCATTAAAGCAGGTGTTAAAGACGTATTCGGTCTTGATATCAATAATGACGTAGATCGGGCCAATGCCAGTCAAAACTTCGCCAAAAAACTCTCCTACTTTACAAGAGGAGGTGATCCGACACAAGGATTACGCGGAGAGGTCAATTTGGATAATACAACGCCCAAAATAACTATCAGCGGATGGCAAAACACTGCTACCACTGCCAATGCAGTATTAGTAGATTTCGGCCGTAATGGTTTAATCCCCATCTATAATCTGATCACAGATCCCGGGAAAAAGGCCTTGGTAAAAAGTTATGTTGATAAATATATTGAAGACAACCAGATAAAACTGTTTTACCGCCGAGTTCCTATTTATTCTTACTGCAGTAACAACTCTATTGCACATTATTATACCCCCTTTAACGTTCCCGAAATAAGTGGTGACGGATATTCTTACAGGCGAATAGAGCGGATATTCTATGCATATGACAAGCAGGTACCTGGTAGTATCCCGATATATGTTTACCTGCGGCAAGGAGCAAGGGAAGATTGGTATTACACGACGATCAATACTCCGTTCATTTCAGGACCTGGCTATTCGTACGCTAATACAGGCGTACTTTTTTATGCAGCTGAAGGATCTCATATATCTGGCGCAATTCCTATTGCCGGTTATCTGAGTAGCGCCAGCACCCATTATCTGAATACGATGAATGTACCACAGTTTACATGGCCGGGTTATGTCTTCAACAGAGAAGGCACTGCTTTTTATGCATTTGCAACAGAGAGATAA
- a CDS encoding RagB/SusD family nutrient uptake outer membrane protein translates to MKTKFILLIVLSIVLTSCKKFLDKPDPTATKFNEFFNTEEDLRRVVYSTYLDVFTNQGDRRLLFYMDDSKSDDVYSRVEGDNHQRIANGSFDANTRAFEYYYTIHMKHIGRLNTYLKSINTPYVEDEAIRTKYKGILEGLRCWHYFRMVSRWGNLPFYLEPVDISQVTQPAKSKEEILNTLFPMAEATANTLPDKEYNSDAYMFNKYSLKALIMRYALFNGRYELAARMAKEIMESGNYALYPVYRDLFNYKGDKTNKEFIIKMDMQSHGNSGTNSFEHLGPHFRTGKGQSYAVPLKSLVDAYWTLQGNKIDECPYHTKQDYELNPKLNRDPRYTASIMGQGDIFVNEPINIYDQNSPMFYEKERASRSGYWFRKFVDETDAFRDNGNMYFPILRYAEVLLTYAEASIMMNNVDNLSKSCINQIRTRAGLDMKEADVTLPKYAGYSRQQWIDLIRNERRTELAGEGVRYDDILRWKIGEQVMNKPALGHTRLVNGSLVSLKIEDRTFQTRNYLWPFHSGSLKIEPGLTQNPGY, encoded by the coding sequence ATGAAAACGAAATTTATCCTACTTATAGTGTTATCCATTGTCCTTACTTCCTGCAAGAAGTTTTTGGACAAACCGGATCCTACCGCTACCAAATTCAATGAATTTTTTAATACAGAAGAGGACTTGCGTCGTGTTGTATATAGCACCTACCTGGATGTATTTACCAACCAGGGTGACAGAAGACTACTCTTTTATATGGACGATAGTAAATCAGACGATGTCTATAGCCGCGTGGAAGGCGATAATCATCAGCGTATTGCCAACGGCAGTTTTGATGCTAACACCAGGGCTTTTGAATATTACTATACCATACACATGAAACATATCGGCCGTTTGAATACTTACTTGAAAAGCATCAATACCCCTTATGTTGAAGATGAGGCTATCCGGACAAAATATAAAGGTATCTTAGAGGGTCTCAGGTGCTGGCATTATTTCAGAATGGTATCCCGCTGGGGTAATCTTCCATTTTATCTCGAGCCAGTAGATATCTCACAAGTCACACAGCCTGCCAAATCCAAAGAGGAAATATTGAATACGCTTTTTCCAATGGCGGAGGCTACTGCTAATACCCTTCCGGATAAGGAATATAACTCGGATGCCTATATGTTCAACAAATACTCCCTTAAGGCCCTGATCATGCGCTATGCCTTATTCAATGGCCGTTATGAGCTGGCCGCCCGGATGGCCAAAGAGATTATGGAAAGTGGCAATTACGCTCTATATCCTGTTTACCGGGATCTGTTCAACTACAAAGGCGACAAGACAAACAAAGAGTTTATCATAAAAATGGATATGCAGAGCCACGGCAACAGCGGTACCAATTCTTTTGAACACCTGGGACCACATTTCCGGACGGGAAAAGGCCAGTCCTACGCAGTTCCCTTAAAGTCGCTGGTCGATGCTTACTGGACGTTACAGGGTAATAAAATTGATGAGTGTCCCTACCATACAAAACAAGACTACGAACTGAATCCCAAGTTGAACAGGGACCCAAGATATACTGCCAGTATTATGGGGCAGGGAGACATATTTGTCAATGAGCCTATCAACATATATGATCAAAATAGTCCTATGTTTTACGAAAAAGAACGCGCCAGCCGCTCCGGTTACTGGTTCAGGAAATTTGTGGATGAAACAGATGCCTTCCGGGATAACGGCAATATGTATTTCCCGATACTCAGGTATGCTGAAGTGCTTTTGACATATGCAGAAGCCAGCATTATGATGAACAATGTCGACAATCTCTCCAAGTCCTGTATTAACCAGATCAGGACCAGGGCAGGCCTCGATATGAAAGAGGCTGACGTCACCCTTCCGAAATACGCCGGATATTCAAGGCAGCAGTGGATCGATTTAATCAGAAATGAGCGGCGTACAGAACTGGCGGGTGAAGGTGTAAGATATGATGATATCCTCAGATGGAAGATTGGCGAACAGGTGATGAATAAACCCGCTCTTGGTCATACCCGGTTGGTAAACGGCAGCCTCGTTTCGCTGAAAATCGAGGATCGTACATTTCAGACACGCAACTACCTGTGGCCATTTCATTCAGGTAGTTTGAAAATTGAACCTGGTTTGACACAGAACCCAGGCTACTAG
- a CDS encoding helix-turn-helix domain-containing protein, with protein MSAQQKMGLLGPSEFDPLFQWMVKGIIISGVVYVVLSFILLRRHSQNVAFQFSNTDKITLNWLRYLIGGMGVIWIVVIFFLSAQSLYIVVALFIFFIGYLGIRQVGIFSNPPPAHEVYLPAVIQPVEDKQEPDIIAARSDKKVKYEKSGLTDTEARRIHIALGMIMQDQQCYKDPELTLGDLAKMLDVHPAILSQVINSREGKNFYDYINVLRVEAFKQLLSQPSNQQYTLLALAFECGFNSKTSFNRNFKKVTQLSPSNYAKGINVSIQEGN; from the coding sequence ATGTCTGCACAGCAGAAGATGGGTCTTTTGGGTCCCAGCGAATTTGATCCCTTATTCCAGTGGATGGTCAAGGGTATTATTATTTCGGGAGTCGTGTATGTCGTGTTATCCTTTATACTGCTTCGGCGACACAGCCAAAATGTCGCCTTCCAGTTTTCCAATACGGATAAGATCACCCTTAACTGGCTCCGCTATTTAATTGGAGGAATGGGGGTAATATGGATAGTAGTTATATTTTTCCTGTCTGCACAATCATTATACATCGTCGTTGCATTGTTTATTTTCTTTATCGGTTATTTGGGCATCCGGCAAGTCGGAATATTTTCCAATCCTCCCCCCGCACATGAAGTATATCTTCCTGCTGTTATTCAACCTGTGGAGGACAAACAGGAACCCGATATAATAGCAGCCAGAAGTGATAAGAAAGTAAAATATGAAAAAAGCGGGCTCACTGATACCGAAGCACGGAGGATCCACATTGCACTTGGAATGATCATGCAGGACCAACAATGCTATAAAGACCCAGAGTTAACGCTGGGAGACCTGGCCAAAATGTTGGATGTACATCCCGCCATCCTCTCTCAGGTTATTAATTCAAGAGAAGGGAAGAATTTTTATGATTATATTAATGTGCTCCGGGTCGAAGCTTTTAAACAGCTGTTATCACAGCCGAGTAATCAGCAATATACCCTGTTGGCATTGGCTTTCGAGTGTGGTTTTAATTCAAAAACGAGCTTTAACCGAAATTTCAAGAAAGTCACCCAGCTTTCACCCAGTAATTATGCTAAGGGAATAAATGTTAGCATACAAGAGGGGAATTAA
- a CDS encoding nuclear transport factor 2 family protein, translating into MDLSNKAILEKANEAVTQGDNEGFLSYCTDDTEWTFVGDRVLQGKQAVREYMATAYVEPPKFRVENLMADGEFVIAIGEISMKDENGKMIDYTYCDVWRFRDGKMAELKAFVIVK; encoded by the coding sequence ATGGATTTAAGTAATAAAGCAATACTGGAAAAAGCAAATGAAGCTGTGACGCAGGGAGACAATGAAGGATTTTTGTCTTACTGCACCGATGATACGGAATGGACATTTGTTGGTGATAGGGTGCTGCAAGGAAAACAAGCTGTTCGGGAATACATGGCAACAGCGTATGTGGAACCACCCAAGTTCAGGGTGGAAAACCTGATGGCTGATGGCGAATTTGTTATTGCAATCGGTGAAATAAGTATGAAGGACGAAAATGGGAAGATGATCGATTACACTTATTGCGACGTTTGGCGATTCCGCGATGGTAAGATGGCAGAATTAAAGGCTTTTGTCATAGTCAAATAG
- a CDS encoding DUF5686 family protein encodes MLNTCNCFIYRWLLCIVLLAASQGVIGQDLLTGKVIGQFTREPLPYATVYWKLAGFGVMTDSVGIFRLKKSHRTQDTLLTRYVGYNVRLTTGQALLQPEILIEMETLLKEGVEVKSKLNKGWVWWRQVVAHKEENAPSHYTHYYAELYNKLEVDLSNLNNSKWLRSGMMKPFAPLLHRIDSTTESQPFLPVFLSESISDYYSGGSPKRAREEIKALQTSGIKNESVMECLGGMNQKINTYDDYISIFGREFVSPVCRAGDRYYDYKGLDTVSLHGEHYYHLRFTPKREGENVFSGDCWIHSSTWALQKISMTVNGAVNINFVKRLDLIQEFSRLNDKEWYVSKDKFIVELSPLGKTRTSFIGRKTTHYRKVVINQPEIDSKLDVNNKKEEVIIADSAGVASSDYWLRQRPEPLGRNELNAITLVDTLKSMPAYKKLSTYATLLVEGYIKLGKVEIGPWYRWVSRNQVEGMRFRFDLGTTPKFSRRLRLFGYLAYGTRDESLKGKLAATYNYGNWSLLSSFKDDIDNRQRGFKGEEVALDNIFGQLIRRPDIQQKFIREREIKLSVMRRLAGSFSVQGTASNNSFTTFDPLPSHKLYVPQNLTQHAVVSTAFELKLRYAPGEREIRTFRKVRRLRSNQPIWEMAYTFAPSGVLGSHYTYQKLDVSVSHRFRIPAWGQVQYMVYGGKYFGNQLPFMLLQVHPGNETYYYNKEAFSLMNRYEFFSDRYAGINIEHHFDGKLLNLLPFMRRTGIRQFWNVKTVVGDLSEANRLYNRIHKAEYGMRSLGGNAYTELGTGLDNIFKFLRVDAVWRFYPNSSKVSRPSNFGIFGSFRLQF; translated from the coding sequence ATGCTAAATACCTGCAACTGTTTTATATATAGATGGCTACTGTGTATCGTCCTGCTGGCTGCATCGCAGGGAGTTATAGGCCAGGACCTATTGACCGGAAAGGTGATAGGTCAATTTACGAGGGAACCACTCCCCTATGCTACTGTTTATTGGAAGCTGGCTGGTTTTGGCGTGATGACAGACAGCGTAGGTATTTTCCGCCTGAAGAAAAGTCATCGTACGCAGGATACACTGTTAACCCGTTATGTGGGTTATAATGTTCGTCTTACTACAGGACAAGCATTGCTACAGCCTGAAATACTAATAGAGATGGAAACGCTCCTGAAGGAGGGGGTCGAGGTAAAGAGCAAGTTAAATAAGGGCTGGGTTTGGTGGCGACAGGTGGTGGCTCATAAAGAGGAAAACGCCCCCTCACATTACACACATTACTACGCAGAGTTATATAATAAGCTGGAAGTTGACCTTTCGAATCTTAATAATTCCAAGTGGTTACGTTCTGGTATGATGAAACCATTTGCCCCCTTACTTCACCGGATCGATTCAACGACTGAGTCACAACCTTTCCTTCCAGTGTTCCTCAGTGAATCGATATCGGATTACTATAGTGGGGGCAGTCCCAAAAGAGCCAGAGAGGAGATCAAAGCATTGCAAACCAGCGGGATTAAAAATGAATCTGTCATGGAATGCCTGGGAGGCATGAATCAAAAGATCAATACTTATGACGATTATATCAGCATCTTCGGGCGCGAGTTTGTAAGTCCGGTCTGTCGTGCAGGAGACCGGTATTATGATTATAAGGGGTTGGATACCGTCTCCCTTCATGGTGAACACTATTATCATCTTCGTTTCACCCCTAAAAGAGAGGGAGAGAATGTTTTTTCAGGTGATTGCTGGATACATAGCTCGACATGGGCATTGCAAAAGATCAGCATGACGGTGAACGGGGCTGTGAATATCAACTTTGTGAAAAGGCTGGATCTTATACAGGAGTTCTCGCGATTAAATGATAAGGAATGGTATGTTTCCAAAGATAAGTTCATAGTGGAGTTGAGTCCATTAGGCAAAACGCGTACCTCTTTTATAGGCCGTAAAACTACTCATTACCGGAAGGTGGTTATCAATCAGCCTGAGATTGACAGTAAATTGGATGTCAACAATAAGAAAGAAGAGGTGATAATTGCCGACAGTGCGGGAGTTGCCAGTAGTGACTACTGGCTGCGGCAGCGTCCGGAGCCACTTGGCCGGAATGAGCTCAATGCCATTACCTTAGTAGATACGCTGAAGTCTATGCCTGCCTATAAAAAATTGAGTACCTATGCAACCCTCCTAGTCGAGGGATATATTAAACTGGGAAAGGTGGAGATCGGTCCCTGGTATCGCTGGGTGAGTCGTAACCAGGTAGAAGGGATGCGTTTTAGGTTTGACCTGGGTACTACTCCTAAATTCAGCCGGAGATTGCGACTGTTTGGCTACCTGGCCTATGGTACCCGTGACGAATCCTTGAAAGGCAAACTCGCCGCCACGTATAATTATGGTAACTGGTCACTCCTGTCTTCTTTTAAAGATGACATTGACAACCGGCAGCGGGGTTTTAAGGGAGAAGAAGTAGCACTTGACAATATCTTCGGTCAGTTGATACGCCGTCCGGATATCCAACAGAAATTTATCCGGGAACGGGAGATCAAGTTATCTGTAATGCGCCGTTTGGCCGGTAGCTTTTCGGTGCAAGGCACTGCCTCTAACAACTCCTTCACTACTTTTGATCCCTTACCTTCTCATAAACTTTATGTTCCCCAGAATCTAACACAGCATGCAGTTGTAAGTACAGCATTCGAATTGAAGTTACGATATGCGCCCGGTGAGCGGGAAATACGTACTTTCCGAAAGGTACGCCGTTTGCGCAGCAATCAACCTATATGGGAAATGGCCTATACATTTGCGCCATCCGGCGTATTAGGTAGTCATTACACCTATCAGAAACTGGATGTAAGCGTGAGTCATCGTTTCCGTATACCAGCTTGGGGGCAGGTACAATATATGGTCTATGGAGGAAAGTACTTCGGGAATCAGCTACCTTTCATGTTGCTGCAAGTACATCCGGGTAACGAAACGTATTATTATAATAAGGAAGCATTCAGCTTGATGAATAGATATGAGTTCTTCAGCGATCGGTATGCAGGTATTAATATCGAACATCATTTTGATGGCAAACTTCTTAACTTGTTGCCTTTCATGCGCAGAACGGGCATACGCCAATTCTGGAATGTAAAAACAGTGGTGGGCGATCTTTCCGAAGCAAATCGTCTTTATAACCGCATTCATAAAGCAGAATATGGCATGCGCTCCTTGGGAGGCAATGCTTATACAGAATTAGGCACCGGCTTGGATAATATATTCAAGTTCCTGCGGGTGGATGCAGTCTGGCGCTTTTATCCCAACAGTTCTAAAGTTTCCCGACCCAGCAATTTCGGCATTTTCGGGAGTTTCAGACTACAATTTTAG
- a CDS encoding glycoside hydrolase family 3 C-terminal domain-containing protein, with protein sequence MVSWRAGGHALAYVLFGRSSPSGRLPVTFYKSFPTYPNIQHMLRKDVLIAIKLTTSLTLKGL encoded by the coding sequence ATGGTATCCTGGCGAGCAGGGGGGCACGCACTGGCATACGTCCTGTTTGGTAGGTCGTCCCCAAGTGGTCGCCTGCCTGTAACATTCTATAAATCCTTTCCGACTTATCCGAACATACAGCATATGCTACGAAAGGATGTACTTATCGCTATTAAGCTCACTACCTCGCTGACCTTAAAAGGGCTATGA
- a CDS encoding serine hydrolase yields MKNTFLLSVAISLFMTIGCQEQALRESSGFTPLDSLQRQIAGFAAESGGEVGVAAKNFATGLEVRYRDSARYPMQSTFKFPIAMAVLHQVDEGRLLLEQPIYLDRKWMVPNTWSPLRDSFPKGNVNVPLSKLLTLMVSQSDNIACDILIDLIGNEAMINDYIHKLGVKDLAIVANEAKMHAGWEVQYSNWCHHCEDQQSALRF; encoded by the coding sequence ATGAAAAATACGTTCCTATTGTCCGTAGCTATCAGCTTATTTATGACTATCGGCTGCCAGGAACAGGCTCTGAGGGAATCGTCCGGGTTCACACCGCTTGATTCCCTGCAGCGTCAGATCGCTGGTTTTGCTGCTGAGTCAGGGGGAGAAGTGGGTGTTGCCGCTAAAAATTTTGCCACAGGACTGGAAGTACGCTACCGTGATTCCGCACGTTACCCCATGCAAAGCACCTTCAAGTTCCCGATTGCCATGGCTGTTCTCCATCAGGTGGATGAGGGCCGGTTACTATTGGAACAGCCCATATACCTGGATCGTAAATGGATGGTACCGAATACCTGGAGCCCTCTCCGTGATTCCTTTCCAAAGGGAAATGTAAACGTGCCGCTGTCAAAACTGCTGACGTTGATGGTGTCACAAAGTGACAATATTGCCTGCGATATCCTGATTGATCTCATTGGTAATGAAGCTATGATAAATGACTATATTCATAAGCTGGGTGTTAAAGATCTGGCGATCGTAGCTAACGAAGCCAAAATGCATGCTGGATGGGAAGTACAGTATTCTAACTGGTGCCATCATTGCGAAGATCAGCAAAGCGCTCTACGATTTTAA
- a CDS encoding SRPBCC family protein, translated as MPNIRHSLLIAASRECVYEAITSAKGLSSWWTPGTEAIPQVGSVASFPFGDVYVKKMKIVELLPSEFVKWSCIQGDQEWIGTTLSFRLLEQDNKTMEKIHPEIKGQIEQNTADRSTLVLFQHDDWSGYTPTFAECSYTWAQFLKSLKLLCETGKGKPWPFQHSVN; from the coding sequence ATGCCTAATATCCGTCATTCATTGCTGATCGCAGCTTCACGAGAGTGTGTCTATGAGGCTATTACCAGTGCTAAGGGTCTTTCATCGTGGTGGACTCCGGGCACGGAGGCGATACCACAGGTAGGATCGGTCGCCAGTTTTCCATTTGGAGATGTCTATGTGAAGAAGATGAAAATTGTTGAACTATTACCTTCGGAGTTTGTCAAATGGAGTTGTATTCAGGGTGACCAGGAATGGATTGGAACAACCCTTAGTTTCAGATTGCTGGAACAAGATAATAAGACGATGGAAAAAATACACCCGGAGATAAAGGGACAGATAGAACAGAACACTGCTGACCGCTCAACATTAGTGCTTTTTCAACATGACGACTGGTCCGGATATACACCTACATTTGCCGAATGCAGTTATACCTGGGCGCAGTTCCTGAAAAGTCTTAAGTTACTTTGCGAAACAGGGAAAGGCAAACCTTGGCCTTTCCAGCATAGCGTGAACTAA
- a CDS encoding Crp/Fnr family transcriptional regulator has product MFEYFISYLNGKVSLTEEELLFIKSHSIVRKFKRHQFLLNEGDICRHKCFVIQGLFRSYRTTDEGVEHVLAFAPENWWTLDMESYYNELPTKMNIEALEDSYVLLWTKEHFSILIDKIPAWRQFRDYLWFRNSYANAERVYSHISFSAAQKYDDFLKRYPDIFNRVPLHMVASYLGITRETLSRVKNNKHR; this is encoded by the coding sequence ATGTTTGAATACTTCATCAGCTATCTAAACGGGAAGGTATCACTCACGGAAGAGGAGCTTTTATTTATAAAATCTCATTCCATTGTTAGGAAATTCAAAAGACATCAGTTTTTATTAAATGAAGGTGACATCTGCCGGCATAAGTGTTTTGTGATACAAGGATTATTCAGGTCCTACCGAACCACTGATGAAGGAGTTGAGCACGTTCTTGCATTTGCACCTGAAAACTGGTGGACACTTGACATGGAAAGTTATTATAATGAGTTACCTACCAAGATGAACATTGAAGCCCTGGAAGACAGCTATGTTCTACTTTGGACAAAGGAGCACTTTTCAATACTGATAGATAAAATACCTGCCTGGAGGCAGTTTCGTGATTACCTTTGGTTCAGAAATTCTTATGCCAATGCGGAACGGGTGTATTCCCATATTAGCTTTTCTGCAGCGCAGAAATATGATGATTTTCTAAAACGTTATCCCGATATTTTTAATCGGGTGCCATTACACATGGTGGCATCCTATCTTGGCATAACGAGAGAGACCTTGAGTAGAGTGAAGAATAACAAACACCGTTGA
- a CDS encoding nitroreductase family protein, with amino-acid sequence MSLLEALQWRYATKKMNGAKVPQEKLDYILEVARMAPSSSGLQQYKVIVISDRALLEKIKGIAYNQSVITDCSHLLVFVAWDSYSDKRISTVFDYIMDERGLPHSTMDSYKNTILGLYDTLGPEWQAHHASKQSYISFAMTIAAAAEQKVDATPIEGFIPEKLDELLKLRDSGYRSTVILPLGYREEEHDWLVNMKKVRTPKKEFIVEMDIEDAAVIADLPMEQTLDAFVQKSAS; translated from the coding sequence ATGAGTTTACTGGAAGCCTTACAATGGCGCTACGCCACAAAGAAAATGAATGGCGCCAAAGTGCCGCAGGAAAAACTGGATTATATACTGGAAGTTGCCCGTATGGCACCGTCTTCTTCCGGTTTGCAGCAGTACAAGGTCATTGTAATTTCTGATAGGGCATTGTTAGAGAAAATAAAAGGGATTGCTTATAATCAAAGCGTAATTACGGATTGTTCACATTTACTTGTTTTCGTAGCATGGGATAGCTATAGTGATAAACGGATCAGTACGGTCTTTGATTACATCATGGATGAACGTGGATTACCACATAGTACCATGGATAGTTATAAAAATACCATATTAGGCCTCTATGATACTTTGGGGCCGGAATGGCAGGCGCATCATGCATCAAAACAAAGTTATATCTCCTTTGCTATGACAATTGCTGCGGCGGCAGAACAGAAAGTGGATGCTACCCCTATAGAGGGGTTTATCCCCGAAAAGCTGGATGAGCTTTTGAAGTTAAGGGACAGTGGTTATAGAAGCACTGTGATACTGCCTTTGGGATATCGGGAAGAGGAGCATGATTGGTTAGTGAATATGAAGAAAGTACGTACGCCTAAAAAAGAATTTATCGTTGAAATGGATATTGAAGATGCTGCAGTAATAGCAGACCTCCCCATGGAACAGACTTTGGACGCTTTTGTTCAGAAATCGGCCTCTTAA